The Megachile rotundata isolate GNS110a chromosome 6, iyMegRotu1, whole genome shotgun sequence nucleotide sequence ATTTACcacttaattattaaaattaagattcTTCTTACCGTCTGTTCTTTCATTGAGTAATGCTTCCTGCATATTTTTGTACTGTTCGCTAACAACAAATGATGGATAATATTTTTCTTCCAAAGTTTTAACAACGTCATCCTGAACTTCATAGAACACTTGAGGTCCTATGTCACCCAACAAAAAACTTTCCATTTTTTTGCGAATAACTCTGTCAACTTTTATTTCAGCAGTAGGTgatgtaatgtatgtataaaagATTTCTGTTCCTAATTGATGCCAATTAGATTTATCTGCGTTGCGCAGCTCTTGCACAGCTGCCCAATATCCAATTAAATCTTGACTAGCAACTTGTTCAAGAAATTGTGAAAGATATCGTCGACCTATTACATTATCTAAAATATACTGAAGTGGTAAAATTCTTTCTTCCGTAATCATTGCTGAATCAGTAACATCACTAGCCTATAAAAAACTGTTGTCAGATATAGTTATCATCATTATTggttgaattaaaatatttctataaccTGAACTGGATATCCATTCCATCCTAATGATTGCATATGACATTCACACATATTTTTAGCATATGTTAGTTGGCTGATATACCTCTTCAATTTTCTAGCTTGGATAACATCAGATTTTCCAAATGCATTATTGTCTGGATCTAAACCTTGTgctcttttaatattttgtattgttGTAGCTTGCATAATCTCCGTAACAATATTGTATCTGATATGTTTAAGTACTTCTAAATCTTTGGAACTTTTAATCATGCGAATGAAATCTTCAAATGATTCCGCATATTCATATGTCTTTCTATGCATTGCTTCTGCTAGCTGTTGTTGATCAATATACATTAAAATCTTTTGATTAATATAATCAGGATCTGTTATTAAGTCTATTGCTGGTTTCAATACTAAAAGTATACAAAACATGAATTGATGTATATAATGTACACACAGATCCATAATGTGATTAAACTTACTTTTACATGCAAGAATTTCTCTTAATAAATACTTAATCGGTGCGAGTGAATAACAGTgtggtaataaaaataaaatatatgactCGCTAACTTTTCTTAAATAATCTAACTCAGACGTAGGTGACATTAAATGCGCTGATAATATAAATACTGGATCTTCGCCTTCTGACCtgtgtacatataaaaattataatttttcataatttcataacaaTCCCATAAGCAATGTAGTTTGATTGTTTCTgtttataataacatatgtgCCAAACAAACAAGTGGTAGCTATAATCAATTTCATTATCTTAAAGTCATTCTTTAAAGAAACCACATATACTTATTAAATAACCCAATATTTTTCAGATCATTCATAAGGAATttaaacacaaaaattattaatcaaacttaCGAAGCAGTTTGAGCAattctaattttttcaaaatgaaaagtaattttattcACTATATTACAAGCGACTAGTTTTGTGTGATCTACTTTTGATAAACGATCATGAAGACTTTGAATTGCTCCCCATACATCTTGTTTCATATTATCTATTATTTGTTCCGAGTTGAAAGCCAATTCACTTAGCCATAAACCGACAAAATCCTGAAAAACTAAATCCAACAAGTTTTGCAATGCTCCATCTACCATGCGAGTAAACACCAATGGATAACGCATAtgttttttattgtttgaaGTTTTAACCATGTATCCTTTCTGAAATAACAAATTGAATAAATGGCATAATCGTTAATTAGTCAAATAATAAGTTTTATAAAACATACATTGATGACACAAAGCATTGTTTTTTTCAACTTCTTTTATCTTATCTATCCAAGAGGAACAATGAAACTAAccattaataaattatgaaaggcATCCATTTCTGCAACTGTTTTTATAGTGCCTGTACCAGTTTGGTGCTTTGGAGAAAGTGCAATGTTTATAAACATAACAATTAAACATCCCATAAAGAAACAGGATACAGTTAGAACACAGAAAACATAGCACCATAAAAGATTATTCCAATAGAAAAATGCAGTTATAATTGGAACGTATAGAACACGGGTTGAAatcattctttatcttgattCTAGCTGTTTgacaataaatattaagttttaaatttcgGGTTTGTAAAACTGGTCCTCAACTACAGTTTGAAAAATACAAGACGTCAACACCGCCATCAGAAATTACAAACTATAATCCAAAAACTAACAAAAAAGGTGTTCGTTTTATTGCAGGTGTTCTAAAACTCATTAATATTCAGCCATTgataaataagtaaaatgtttatttttgcgtttaaaaaaaaaattgtttatataaataaacaacttatattaaatgataaaaccacattttttaatacattataatCATAACTCTGATAACCTTTTacctatttatttttatttaattgctgTATTCTctcatgaaataaaatatgagggattattatttttttcaaatttagtcgTTGCGATTTCTCGAAAGTTGCTGAAtcgatttatttcaaatttcgagaGAATATTTTGTACGTGATTGTAAAACTATAACAAAaaaagacaagtagaatattttGATAAAGAGTTTTAATTTAAACGTAAACTAAATTGCTTAAATTTTACGTTCTTttattattgcataattgttcACGGTAGATAAACAGACATAAATAAAAGGATGTTGTAACTGATGGTTTATGTACAATAACCTGGTTTCGCACCTTGCTTTTACGCAACATTTGCAGAAGGTTAAAACGTAATCTTTGACACAGTAAAgctttatatttatgtacaagATAACTTGTAAATCGTAACAAAATCAACAATGCCAAACAAATGATCAAACAATATCAAGTAAAGCTTATTCTGTTCTCTTTTCTGTTTGCATGCTCGCGAGGAAGATACGAATATTCAACGTTTATTTATATGACATATGTCGCAGAGGTCTTAAGGGACATACAAATTGC carries:
- the LOC100880927 gene encoding sorting nexin-25 isoform X2 yields the protein MLCVINKGYMVKTSNNKKHMRYPLVFTRMVDGALQNLLDLVFQDFVGLWLSELAFNSEQIIDNMKQDVWGAIQSLHDRLSKVDHTKLVACNIVNKITFHFEKIRIAQTASSEGEDPVFILSAHLMSPTSELDYLRKVSESYILFLLPHCYSLAPIKYLLREILACKILKPAIDLITDPDYINQKILMYIDQQQLAEAMHRKTYEYAESFEDFIRMIKSSKDLEVLKHIRYNIVTEIMQATTIQNIKRAQGLDPDNNAFGKSDVIQARKLKRYISQLTYAKNMCECHMQSLGWNGYPVQASDVTDSAMITEERILPLQYILDNVIGRRYLSQFLEQVASQDLIGYWAAVQELRNADKSNWHQLGTEIFYTYITSPTAEIKVDRVIRKKMESFLLGDIGPQVFYEVQDDVVKTLEEKYYPSFVVSEQYKNMQEALLNERTDDLTEDHRIINGNLSENISLLVGEHSNYARSKLDQLQEKLNNKMQALQALKSSLKPASKVLNFLAKEVEWLQSEKRQLEAHLTHTEMWAEHLGHWRAEVQSAEMPDNGDCPHFVLVVHMAEDEDNTESICSGWVVLRKLQDFQDLHRKLRQLCPTVKALELPSQPLKFFGKSDKNTLDKAKIQIQKYLNFILEDEKLNQSEALYTFLSPSSEHLKYAPPSPKKSRFSLSTLFKTSSNELRDKEEEEDYSLLLDDTDSGRSATDGLMNINKDAIAEPLYTLLGEIFDLRGVFRWLRRSLITFVQITYGRTINRQIRDTIAWVFSEPMLHYYIQLFTKSWWPNGRLMSETVTRSDEEKLKTRGEARRQFLNNIPEVLTNLVGAQSAQRGAIKIFDSLQNTNLNKQLFYDIFEVVMYEVFPEIQRKQ
- the LOC100880927 gene encoding sorting nexin-25 isoform X3 produces the protein MVKTSNNKKHMRYPLVFTRMVDGALQNLLDLVFQDFVGLWLSELAFNSEQIIDNMKQDVWGAIQSLHDRLSKVDHTKLVACNIVNKITFHFEKIRIAQTASSEGEDPVFILSAHLMSPTSELDYLRKVSESYILFLLPHCYSLAPIKYLLREILACKILKPAIDLITDPDYINQKILMYIDQQQLAEAMHRKTYEYAESFEDFIRMIKSSKDLEVLKHIRYNIVTEIMQATTIQNIKRAQGLDPDNNAFGKSDVIQARKLKRYISQLTYAKNMCECHMQSLGWNGYPVQASDVTDSAMITEERILPLQYILDNVIGRRYLSQFLEQVASQDLIGYWAAVQELRNADKSNWHQLGTEIFYTYITSPTAEIKVDRVIRKKMESFLLGDIGPQVFYEVQDDVVKTLEEKYYPSFVVSEQYKNMQEALLNERTDDLTEDHRIINGNLSENISLLVGEHSNYARSKLDQLQEKLNNKMQALQALKSSLKPASKVLNFLAKEVEWLQSEKRQLEAHLTHTEMWAEHLGHWRAEVQSAEMPDNGDCPHFVLVVHMAEDEDNTESICSGWVVLRKLQDFQDLHRKLRQLCPTVKALELPSQPLKFFGKSDKNTLDKAKIQIQKYLNFILEDEKLNQSEALYTFLSPSSEHLKYAPPSPKKSRFSLSTLFKTSSNELRDKEEEEDYSLLLDDTDSGRSATDGLMNINKDAIAEPLYTLLGEIFDLRGVFRWLRRSLITFVQITYGRTINRQIRDTIAWVFSEPMLHYYIQLFTKSWWPNGRLMSETVTRSDEEKLKTRGEARRQFLNNIPEVLTNLVGAQSAQRGAIKIFDSLQNTNLNKQLFYDIFEVVMYEVFPEIQRKQ
- the LOC100880927 gene encoding sorting nexin-25 isoform X1, with the translated sequence MISTRVLYVPIITAFFYWNNLLWCYVFCVLTVSCFFMGCLIVMFINIALSPKHQTGTGTIKTVAEMDAFHNLLMKGYMVKTSNNKKHMRYPLVFTRMVDGALQNLLDLVFQDFVGLWLSELAFNSEQIIDNMKQDVWGAIQSLHDRLSKVDHTKLVACNIVNKITFHFEKIRIAQTASSEGEDPVFILSAHLMSPTSELDYLRKVSESYILFLLPHCYSLAPIKYLLREILACKILKPAIDLITDPDYINQKILMYIDQQQLAEAMHRKTYEYAESFEDFIRMIKSSKDLEVLKHIRYNIVTEIMQATTIQNIKRAQGLDPDNNAFGKSDVIQARKLKRYISQLTYAKNMCECHMQSLGWNGYPVQASDVTDSAMITEERILPLQYILDNVIGRRYLSQFLEQVASQDLIGYWAAVQELRNADKSNWHQLGTEIFYTYITSPTAEIKVDRVIRKKMESFLLGDIGPQVFYEVQDDVVKTLEEKYYPSFVVSEQYKNMQEALLNERTDDLTEDHRIINGNLSENISLLVGEHSNYARSKLDQLQEKLNNKMQALQALKSSLKPASKVLNFLAKEVEWLQSEKRQLEAHLTHTEMWAEHLGHWRAEVQSAEMPDNGDCPHFVLVVHMAEDEDNTESICSGWVVLRKLQDFQDLHRKLRQLCPTVKALELPSQPLKFFGKSDKNTLDKAKIQIQKYLNFILEDEKLNQSEALYTFLSPSSEHLKYAPPSPKKSRFSLSTLFKTSSNELRDKEEEEDYSLLLDDTDSGRSATDGLMNINKDAIAEPLYTLLGEIFDLRGVFRWLRRSLITFVQITYGRTINRQIRDTIAWVFSEPMLHYYIQLFTKSWWPNGRLMSETVTRSDEEKLKTRGEARRQFLNNIPEVLTNLVGAQSAQRGAIKIFDSLQNTNLNKQLFYDIFEVVMYEVFPEIQRKQ
- the LOC100880927 gene encoding sorting nexin-25 isoform X5, whose translation is MISTRVLYVPIITAFFYWNNLLWCYVFCVLTVSCFFMGCLIVMFINIALSPKHQTGTGTIKTVAEMDAFHNLLMKGYMVKTSNNKKHMRYPLVFTRMVDGALQNLLDLVFQDFVGLWLSELAFNSEQIIDNMKQDVWGAIQSLHDRLSKVDHTKLVACNIVNKITFHFEKIRIAQTASSEGEDPVFILSAHLMSPTSELDYLRKVSESYILFLLPHCYSLAPIKYLLREILACKILKPAIDLITDPDYINQKILMYIDQQQLAEAMHRKTYEYAESFEDFIRMIKSSKDLEVLKHIRYNIVTEIMQATTIQNIKRAQGLDPDNNAFGKSDVIQARKLKRYISQLTYAKNMCECHMQSLGWNGYPVQASDVTDSAMITEERILPLQYILDNVIGRRYLSQFLEQVASQDLIGYWAAVQELRNADKSNWHQLGTEIFYTYITSPTAEIKVDRVIRKKMESFLLGDIGPQVFYEVQDDVVKTLEEKYYPSFVVSEQYKNMQEALLNERTDDLTEDHRIINGNLSENISLLVGEHSNYARSKLDQLQEKLNNKMQALQALKSSLKPASKVLNFLAKEVEWLQSEKRQLEAHLTHTEMWAEHLGHWRAEVQSAEMPDNGDCPHFVLVVHMAEDEDNTESICSGWVVLRKLQDFQDLHRKLRQLCPTVKALELPSQPLKFFGKSDKNTLDKAKIQIQKYLNFILEDEKLNQSEALYTFLSPSSEHLKYAPPSPKKSRFSLSTLFKTSSNELRDKEEEEDYSLLLDDTDSGRSATDGLMNINKDAIAEPLYTLLGEIFDLRGVFRWLRRSLITFVQITYGRTINSYSIR
- the LOC100880927 gene encoding sorting nexin-25 isoform X4 — encoded protein: MISTRVLYVPIITAFFYWNNLLWCYVFCVLTVSCFFMGCLIVMFINIALSPKHQTGTGTIKTVAEMDAFHNLLMKGYMVKTSNNKKHMRYPLVFTRMVDGALQNLLDLVFQDFVGLWLSELAFNSEQIIDNMKQDVWGAIQSLHDRLSKVDHTKLVACNIVNKITFHFEKIRIAQTASSEGEDPVFILSAHLMSPTSELDYLRKVSESYILFLLPHCYSLAPIKYLLREILACKILKPAIDLITDPDYINQKILMYIDQQQLAEAMHRKTYEYAESFEDFIRMIKSSKDLEVLKHIRYNIVTEIMQATTIQNIKRAQGLDPDNNAFGKSDVIQARKLKRYISQLTYAKNMCECHMQSLGWNGYPVQASDVTDSAMITEERILPLQYILDNVIGRRYLSQFLEQVASQDLIGYWAAVQELRNADKSNWHQLGTEIFYTYITSPTAEIKVDRVIRKKMESFLLGDIGPQVFYEVQDDVVKTLEEKYYPSFVVSEQYKNMQEALLNERTDDLTEDHRIINGNLSENISLLVGEHSNYARSKLDQLQEKLNNKMQALQALKSSLKPASKVLNFLAKEVEWLQSEKRQLEAHLTHTEMWAEHLGHWRAEVQSAEFILEDEKLNQSEALYTFLSPSSEHLKYAPPSPKKSRFSLSTLFKTSSNELRDKEEEEDYSLLLDDTDSGRSATDGLMNINKDAIAEPLYTLLGEIFDLRGVFRWLRRSLITFVQITYGRTINRQIRDTIAWVFSEPMLHYYIQLFTKSWWPNGRLMSETVTRSDEEKLKTRGEARRQFLNNIPEVLTNLVGAQSAQRGAIKIFDSLQNTNLNKQLFYDIFEVVMYEVFPEIQRKQ